The uncultured Cohaesibacter sp. region CCGAAGATGTTTTCTCGGTGCTCTCGGTCGACAAATCCGTCCGCAGTCGCGTCTCTTTTGGGGGCACCGCCCCAGCCAATGTCAAAAAACAGGCAAAAAGCTGGCTGAAAAAGCTTGAAAAAGAAAAAGCAGCCAAGCAATAGTCAACAAGAACAAACAGGCCGGAGCCAACAAAGCCCGGCCTCGTTCATGGTGCGCTTACCTCCGTCACCATCCAGACCATGCGAAGAAAAAGGGATATCAAGCGATGGCTCATGGCATTTTTTCAAAGTCCGTCGTCAAAACCGCCGCAACCGGCCTCATCGCATTGGGCATGGTGGCCAGCCTAGCCGCCTGCGGTGTGCGCGGACCACTGCAGGCCCCGTCAGCCAACACCAATGCGCAAAGCACCATCAAGGATCCGGTGGCAAGCGAAGGAGCCGTTGACGAGCAAGAGCCTCAGGCCACCCCGACGAAGACGGCCAATGACGACTTCTTCCTCGACCCTCTGCTCTAGCGCCAAGCTCACGGTACTGCCCTCCGGTGCCCGGAATCGAAACTATGCCCCGCTCGTCTGCCGTGCAAAAGCGCGTGCTTTCGACTGAAGTGACCAAAGAAAAGAGATAGCC contains the following coding sequences:
- a CDS encoding lipoprotein — encoded protein: MAHGIFSKSVVKTAATGLIALGMVASLAACGVRGPLQAPSANTNAQSTIKDPVASEGAVDEQEPQATPTKTANDDFFLDPLL